In Candidatus Latescibacter sp., one genomic interval encodes:
- a CDS encoding inorganic phosphate transporter, with amino-acid sequence MISISFLVILVILLALVFDFLNGFHDAANSIATVVVTRTLTPLQAVILAGMANFIGYFTFGHAIAKMVSKGIINLDMLPTPDAKLTLLLGALVGAIIWNIFTWLLGLPTSSSHALIGGLIGAGLASSGPDMIIIGSIAIHAGKLSVTGILPIIVFIIIAPLLGMIGATAFILAILNLFKKMPYYHSAKLFKYLQLISATWFSVGHGTNDAQKMMGVISLALFSGGMANSLEIQPWVAFACYASIGLGTMFGGWRIVKTMGTKITKIRATEGFCAESSAALVLMGTAHFGIPVSTTHVISGAIMGVGTVENIRAVRWGTARKIVWAWFMTIPMAALCSAAAYRIISLIH; translated from the coding sequence ATGATTTCTATCAGTTTCCTGGTTATACTGGTAATCCTGTTAGCGCTGGTTTTCGATTTTCTGAACGGGTTTCACGATGCTGCAAACTCTATAGCCACGGTTGTCGTAACGAGGACACTCACACCCCTGCAGGCTGTCATCCTCGCAGGAATGGCCAATTTTATCGGCTATTTCACATTCGGCCACGCCATCGCCAAGATGGTAAGCAAGGGCATAATCAATCTCGACATGTTGCCTACTCCCGATGCGAAACTTACTCTCCTGCTTGGCGCGCTCGTGGGAGCGATCATCTGGAACATCTTTACCTGGCTTTTGGGGCTTCCGACTTCGAGCAGCCACGCGCTGATCGGCGGGTTGATCGGCGCAGGCCTGGCATCTTCGGGACCGGACATGATTATTATAGGCTCGATCGCGATACATGCGGGGAAGCTGTCGGTCACCGGGATTCTGCCGATCATTGTATTCATCATCATAGCACCGCTTCTGGGGATGATTGGAGCCACGGCTTTTATCCTTGCCATACTTAACCTATTCAAAAAGATGCCATACTATCATTCGGCGAAATTGTTCAAATATCTCCAGCTCATTTCCGCTACATGGTTTAGCGTCGGGCACGGCACCAACGACGCCCAGAAGATGATGGGGGTCATATCGCTCGCGTTGTTCAGCGGAGGCATGGCCAATTCACTGGAAATACAGCCCTGGGTTGCATTTGCATGCTACGCTTCGATAGGATTGGGGACGATGTTCGGCGGTTGGCGTATTGTCAAGACAATGGGAACAAAAATCACCAAAATCCGGGCGACGGAAGGGTTCTGCGCAGAATCATCTGCAGCCCTGGTGCTCATGGGTACTGCCCATTTCGGGATTCCGGTGTCCACTACCCACGTTATCTCAGGAGCAATAATGGGCGTCGGAACGGTGGAAAATATCAGGGCCGTACGCTGGGGAACAGCACGAAAGATCGTCTGGGCATGGTTTATGACCATTCCAATGGCTGCATTATGCTCAGCGGCCGCTTACAGGATAATATCCCTTATCCACTGA